A genomic stretch from Carassius auratus strain Wakin chromosome 35, ASM336829v1, whole genome shotgun sequence includes:
- the LOC113054331 gene encoding ras-related protein Rab-1A-like, with protein sequence MNPEYDYLFKLLLIGDSGVGKSCILLRFADDTYTESFISTIGVDFKIRTIELDGKTIKLQIWDTAGQERFRTITSSYYRGAHGIIVVYDVTDQESYNNVKQWLKEIDRYASENVNKLLVGNKCDLTTKKVVDYTTAKEFADSLGIPFLETSAKNATNVEQAFMTMAEEIKKRMRPGTSGGSEKPDLKIESTPVQQSGSGCC encoded by the exons ATGAACCCTGAATA TGACTACTTATTCAAGCTTCTCCTTATTGGAGATTCAGGAGTTGGAAAATCTTGCATTCTATTGCGTTTTGca GATGACACCTACACAGAGAGTTTCATCAGCACAATAGGAGTGGATTTCAAGATCCGAACTATTGAGTTGGATGGAAAAACTATTAAACTTCAGATA TGGGACACCGCTGGACAGGAGAGATTCCGCACGATCACATCCAGCTACTACAGAGGAGCTCACGGGATCATTGTTGTGTACGATGTTACGGATCAG GAATCCTACAATAACGTGAAACAGTGGCTGAAAGAAATCGATCGCTATGCAAGTGAGAATGTCAACAAACTACTTGTAGGAAACAAGTGTGACCTCACTACAAAGAAAGTTGTGGACTACACTACAGCTAAG GAGTTCGCTGACTCTCTTGGCATCCCTTTCCTTGAGACGAGTGCCAAAAATGCCACGAATGTGGAGCAGGCCTTCATGACCATGGCAGAGGAGATAAAGAAGCGCATGAGACCAGGGACTTCAGGGGGTTCCGAGAAACCTGATCTTAAAATCGAAAGCACCCCGGTGCAACAGTCTGGCAGCGGGTGCTGTTAG
- the LOC113054822 gene encoding gastrula zinc finger protein XlCGF7.1, whose product MTVLRNTRMEIGCRSDPEPRRRKNKDSGEQEQKSSSCSEPENKKTGSRKMFPCPQCGKSFTQKGNLRIHFRIHSGEKPFECHLCDKSFADPRNLRDHRLSHSGERVFDCDQCGKKFMFAAHLKRHLRIHTNDKPYLCSICGQSYSRMDHFKEHQKLHANVRAHVCSECGSSFNLASHLKDHQKLHTGDKPYMCSHCGKSFSQSGSMKKHERIHTGVKPYICSSCGGNFSQSSALLNHRKKHCPKLSK is encoded by the exons ATGACAGTACTGCGTAATACAAGAATGGAAATTGGGTGCAGGAGTGATCCAGAACCACGAAGAAGGAAAAATAAAGATAGTGGAGAGCAAG AACAAAAGTCTTCCAGTTGCTCAGAACCTGAAAACAAGAAAACAGGATCCCGAAAAATGTTCCCCtgtcctcagtgtggaaagagctttacACAAAAAGGAAACCTTAGGATTCACTTTAGGATTCactctggagagaagccttttgaATGTCATCTGTGTGACAAGAGTTTCGCAGATCCAAGAAATCTGAGAGATCACCGGCTCTCTCACTCTGGAGAAAGAGTGTTCGACTGTGATCAGTGCGGCAAAAAATTTATGTTTGCTGCACACCTGAAGAGACACCTGAGAATCCATACAAATGACAAACCATACTTGTGCTCCATTTGTGGACAGAGTTACTCACGCATGGACCATTTTAAAGAGCACCAgaaattgcatgccaatgtgcgaGCACATGTGTGCTCTGAGTGTGGGAGTTCCTTTAATTTAGCCAGCCACTTGAAAGACCACCAAAAACTTCACACTGGAGACAAACCTTACATGTGTTCACACTGCGGAAAGAGTTTCTCGCAGTCAGGATccatgaaaaaacatgagaggattcatACAGGAGTGAAGCCATACATTTGCTCTTCCTGCGGGGGAAACTTCTCTCAGTCAAGTGCCCTGCTGAATCATAGAAAAAAACATTGCCCAAAGTTGTCAAAgtga
- the LOC113054333 gene encoding putative FERM domain-containing protein FRMD8P1: MEGDDGDFPPESSEHSHSQRGSVASSVTRAQDLLVYLASDSAVHLTLEGLGCMNAQELGRNVREALNIPNSAVDVFAFWFCSPLLDLQLKPKHLPYKLCRQWQDLLYRFTEAPAEDISQDEPSLVFKRNVFYSKSKELQIEDEGVLRLLYDEAKVNILEGRYPCDPEHWLILGALSCAIELGTGLDDQALTAAIREKKLSSFLPAHAALGGGGFLSTLRGRGGRNAEMEQNLIKEYRSVCSSAATGSHQEPIALLHQYLRSCHTLPYYGCAFFMGEIDKPAQGLLHRGGRKAVSVGISLEGVYVMDVKEKHVLLGLKFSELSWDHSYPETEGDSHILWLEFDGEEAGMPVNKLLKIYSKQAELMSGLIEFCVELRSVGESAAAGTDGEVTPSQEPSGRETNEKTRERRQGKLRRQNSVVCSRVHSLNTISYVDDGKEIKRLKPKRAASFFTRQAQPPTYSAVQVTESLEQG; this comes from the exons ATGGAGGGAGATGATGGCGACTTCCCCCCTGAGTCATCAGAGCACTCTCATTCCCAGCGAGGAAGTGTGGCTTCCTCAGTCACCAGAG CTCAGGATTTGTTGGTGTACTTGGCGAGCGACAGTGCAGTGCACTTGACTTTGGAGGGTCTCGGCTGTATGAATGCGCAGGAGCTCGGCCGCAATGTCCGAGAAGCCCTCAACATTCCCAACTCTGCCGTCGATGTGTTCGCTTTCTGGTTCTGCTCTCCTCTGCTTG ACCTGCAGTTGAAGCCGAAACATTTGCCCTACAAGCTGTGTCGTCAGTGGCAGGACCTGTTGTACCGCTTTACTGAGGCCCCCGCCGAAGACATTTCTCAAG aTGAGCCAAGTCTTGTgttcaaaagaaatgttttttattccAAGTCAAAAGAACTTCAG ATTGAAGATGAAGGAGTGTTGAGGCTACTATATGACGAGGCCAAGGTGAACATCTTGGAGGGTCGTTACCCCTGTGACCCTGAACACTGGCTGATATTGGGAGCTTTGTCCTGTGCCATTGAGCTGGGGACTGGGCTTGATGACCAGGCCCTAACAGCGGCAATCAG AGAGAAGAAGCTGTCCTCATTCCTCCCGGCCCACGCTGCATTAGGAGGAGGAGGTTTTCTGTCCACACTGAGGGGGAGAGGAGGGAGGAATGCAGAGATGGAGCAAAATCTTATAAAGGAGTATCGTTCAGTCTGCTCCTCTGCTGCCACTGGCTCCCATCAGGAGCCCATCGCTCTGCTGCACCAGTACCTCAGGAGCTGCCACACTCTGCCTTACTATGG ATGTGCTTTCTTCATGGGTGAGATAGACAAGCCAGCACAGGGCCTCCTTCACAGAGGTGGCCGTAAGGCTGTGAGTGTAGGCATCAGTCTGGAAGGAGTATATGTTATGGATGTGAAAGAGAAGCATGTCCTTCTGGGTCTTAAGTTTAGTGAGCTTTCCTGGGATCACAGCTACCCTGAGACAGAGGGAGACTCGCATATCCTCTGGCTGGAGTTTGATGGAGAGGAGGCTGGCATGCctgttaataaattattaaagatttATTCAAAACAG GCCGAGCTAATGAGTGGTCTTATTGAGTTTTGCGTGGAGTTGCGCTCTGTTGGCGAGTCCGCAGCAGCAGGTACTGACGGTGAAGTCACACCTTCTCAAGAACCTTCGGGTCGGGAAACCAATGAGAAAACCAGAGAGCGACGGCAGGGGAAACTGCGCAGACAGAACAGCGTAGTCTGTAGCCGAGTCCATTCACTCAACACCATCAGCTATGTTGATGATG GCAAAGAGATTAAACGTCTGAAGCCCAAAAGAGCTGCTTCTTTCTTCACGCGACAGGCCCAGCCTCCCACTTACTCGGCTGTTCAGGTGACTGAAAGTTTGGAGCAAGGGTGA
- the LOC113054332 gene encoding vacuolar protein sorting-associated protein 51 homolog, with protein MSSDTTPPDSDPKGQRRVHNMLKLYYGLNEEGKVADQAESLDPCDINGLHFDPDVYLNKLRKECSLGELMDHESCMVKQIRSLDSDMQTLVYENYNKFISATDTIRKMKNDFKKMEDEMDCLSANMTAITEFSARISGTLQDQHAQITKLSGVHTLLRKLQFLFELPARLNKCLELQAYAQAVSAHRRARCVLQQYSHMPSFRGIQDDCHVIMEQLAQQLRQKFRDGGSSAKDLSECVELLLQLDEPAEELCDKFLSHAQSRLEVDLQGLEAELKDSAVSDTGRGSVQKTSPGSNPVSPSSSSVNNPFLSPTAGTDILEFIDRGCNEFVSSLCLVIASYQELFINRPQEGEFASKNIPEMANGKLHVFVDTLAARYFSLVERRIQEEKGVSDNSLLVRALDRFHRRLQAISKLLPGSAVPSHGTEIVVRAARERIKQYLSALQTFYHDSLTDVRQALAAPRLAVGGASASGGGASSKDDTPSLPELLASLSNFILNQLKSVLASVHLFTAKDITFSNKPYFKGEFCSQGVREGLVVSFIKFICQSSRQYCESTGDRGGSTPPALLLLLSRLCLDYETSTISYILTLTDEQFLVQHHTPVTPVTALCAEAREAAQKLLNHYVKVQGLIISQMLRKSVETRDWVNTIEPRNVRAVMKRVVEDTTSIDVQVGLLYEEGVRKAHSSDSSKRTFSVYSSSRQQIRYAPSYTPSAPMDTNLLSNIHKLFSERIDIFSPVEFNKVSVLTGIIKISLKTFLECVRLRTFGRYGLQQIQVDCHYLQMYLWRFVSDENLVHFLLDEIVGSAAHRCLDPSPMEQSVTEVICERG; from the exons ATGAGTTCAGATACAACCCCACCGGATTCGGACCCGAAGGGGCAGCGACGGGTTCATAATATGCTGAAGCTCTATTACGGCCTGAATGAGGAAGGAAAAGTCGCAGATCAAGCCGAGTCTCTGGATCCGTGTGATATCAACGGACTGCATTTCGACCcagatgtttatttaaataag CTGAGGAAGGAGTGTTCTCTGGGTGAGCTGATGGATCACGAGAGCTGCATGGTGAAACAGATCAGATCTCTGGACAGTGACATGCAAACCCTGGTTTATGAAAACTACAATAAGTTCATCTCAGCCACAG ACACTATCAGAAAAATGAAGAACGATTTCAAGAAGATGGAAGATGAAATGGACTGTTTGTCTGCGAACATGACTGCCATCACAGAGTTTAGTGCCCGCATTAGTGGGACGTTGCAGGACCAGCATGCACAGATCACTAAGCTATCAG GTGTTCACACTCTCCTCCGTAAGCTCCAGTTCCTGTTTGAGCTGCCAGCAAGACTCAATAAGTGTCTGGAGCTGCAGGCCTATGCCCAGGCAGTGAGCGCCCACCGGAGGGCACGCTGTGTACTGCAGCAGTATAGTCACATGCCCTCTTTCAGGGGCATCCAAGATGACTGCCATGTCATTATGGAGCAGCTCGCTCAACAGCTGCGGCAGAAATTCAG GGATGGGGGTTCAAGTGCTAAAGACCTTTCTGAATGTGTTGAGCTTCTTCTGCAGTTAGACGAACCAGCGGAGGAGCTCTGTGACAAATTCCTCAGCCATGCCCAGTCTAGGTTGGAGGTGGATCTCCAGGGACTGGAGGCGGAGCTTAAAGACTCTGCGGTCTCTGATACTGGTAGAGGCTCGGTCCAAAAAACAAGCCCTGGATCAAATCCCGTATCTCCTTCTAGTTCCTCTGTGAATAATCCGTTCCTCTCTCCTACTGCCGGAACAGACATCCTTGAGTTCATAGATCGCGGGTGTAATGAGTTTGTCAGCAGCCTCTGTTTAGTCATTGCCTCCTATCAAGAATTGTTCATCAACCGTCCACAGGAAGGCGAGTTCGCTTCAAAGAACATCCCAGAGATGGCTAATGGCAAGCTGCATGTGTTTGTGGACACCCTGGCTGCTAGATACTTCTCTCTAGTGGAGAGGAGGATACAGGAAGAGAAGGGAGTGAGTGATAACTCTCTGCTAGTGAGAGCCCTGGATCGCTTTCATCGCAGATTACAGGCCATATCCAAACTACTTCCGGGGTCGGCAGTGCCTAGCCACGGAACTGAGATTGTGGTGCGGGCAGCAAGAGAGAGAATCAAACAGTACCTGTCCGCCCTACAAACCTTCTACCATGACAGCCTTACTGATGTAAGACAGGCTTTGGCTGCACCTCGTCTAGCAGTGGGAGGGGCCAGTGCATCAGGAGGCGGGGCTTCAAGTAAAGATGACACACCTAGTCTGCCAGAACTGCTTGCGTCCTTATCAAACTTTATTCTGAATCAGCTAAAGTCTGTATTAGCGTCAGTGCATCTCTTCACAGCAAAGGACATCACATTCTCCAACAAGCCTTATTTCAAG GGTGAGTTTTGCAGTCAAGGTGTGCGTGAGGGTCTGGTGGTGAGCTTTATCAAGTTCATTTGCCAGTCTTCTCGTCAGTACTGTGAGAGCACGGGTGACAGAGGAGGATCCACCCCTCCTGCTCTGCTTCTGTTGCTCTCTCGTCTCTGTCTGGACTATGAGACCTCCACCATCTCctacatcctcacactcacagaTGAACAGTTTCTTGTACAG CACCACACTCCAGTCACTCCAGTTACAGCGCTTTGTGCAGAGGCCAGAGAAGCTGCTCAGAAATTATTGAACCACTATGTGAAG GTTCAGGGATTAATCATCAGTCAGATGTTGAGGAAGAGCGTGGAAACAAGAGACTGGGTGAACACCATTGAACCTAGAAATGTCCGAGCTGTAATGAAGAGGGTAGTGGAAGATACCACCTCTATTGATGTACAG GTGGGACTGCTTTATGAGGAAGGAGTAAGGAAAGCCCACAGCAGTGACTCCAGCAAACGCACCTTCTCTGTGTACAGCAGCTCAAGACAGCAGATCCGCTACGCACCAAGCTATACTCCAAG TGCACCAATGGACACAAACTTGCTCAGTAACATTCACAAGCTATTTTCTGAGAGGATCGATATCTTTAGCCCTGTGGAGTTCAACAAG GTTTCTGTGCTTACTGGCATCATTAAGATAAGTCTGAAGACATTCCTTGAATGTGTTCGTCTCCGTACGTTTGGCAGATATGGACTGCAGCAAATCCAGGTGGACTGCCACTATTTGCAGATGTACCTGTGGCGGTTTGTGTCTGATGAAAACCTAGTGCACTTCCTTTTGGATGAGATTGTGGGTAGTGCTGCCCATCGTTGCCTGGACCCGTCTCCAATGGAGCAAAGTGTCACTGAGGTCATCTGTGAAAGGGGTTAG
- the LOC113054335 gene encoding delta(14)-sterol reductase-like has protein sequence MKPNKKKARNSDEREFGGALGATCIPVFLPLTVLYLLSVCRSPAASVLQWPPPLTPAAHLWDPLAAVLIGGWLALQSFLYLLPIGKVSEGLVLRDGSRLKYPINGFHALSITAVLLLVCFWLGMPLGYLFELILPLAVCAIGVSYLLSMYLYIRSFWAPQHALSLGGNTGNPLYDFFMGRELNPRIGDFDLKYFCELRPGLIGWVVINLGMLMKEVELRGSPSLAMLLVNGFQLLYVTDALWNEEAVLTTMDIVHDGFGFMLAFGDLAWVPFTYGLQAMFLVVHPQSLSTLGAAGIILLNGIGYYIFRKSNSQKNQFRRDPTHKSVAHLETIATATGKRLLVSGWWGFVRHPNYLGDLLMALAWSLPCGMSHILPYFYVIYFTILLIHREARDEKHCRAKYGLAWDTYCRRVPYRIIPYIY, from the exons ATGAAGCCTAACAAGAAAAAAGCAAGGAATTCAGATGAAAGGGAATTTGGAGGTGCTCTTG GTGCCACCTGCATCCCTGTGTTCCTGCCTCTGACAGTTCTGTACCTGCTGAGTGTGTGTCGGTCTCCAGCAGCCAGTGTCCTGCAGTGGCCTCCTCCTTTAACCCCCGCTGCACACTTATGGGACCCTTTGGCCGCGGTTCTGATTGGAGGTTGGCTCGCCCTGCAGAGTTTTCTCTATCTACTGCCCATAGGGAAG GTTTCTGAAGGACTGGTCCTCAGAGATGGATCCAGACTGAAATATCCTATTAATG GTTTCCATGCTCTGAGCATTACTGCTGTCCTGTTGCTAGTATGTTTTTGGCTGGGAATGCCACTTGGGTATCTGTTTGAGCTGATTTTGCCTCTGGCTGTATGTGCCATTGGCGTGTCCTACCTGCTGTCTATGTACCTGTATATCCGCTCTTTCTGGGCACCTCAACATGCTTTATCACTTGGAGGAAACACAG GAAATCCTCTGTATGACTTCTTCATGGGTCGAGAGCTCAACCCTCGCATTGGAGACTTTGACTTGAAATATTTCTGTGAACTAAGACCTGGTTTAATAGGCTGG GTGGTAATAAACCTGGGGATGTTAATGAAGGAAGTAGAGTTGAGAGGCTCTCCATCTCTTGCCATGCTGCTTGTCAATGGCTTCCAGCTCCTTTATGTGACGGATGCTCTGTGGAATGAA GAGGCTGTGCTTACTACTATGGACATTGTGCATGATGGATTTGGGTTCATGTTGGCATTTGGTGACCTGGCCTGGGTTCCCTTCACATATGGTCTTCAGGCGATGTTTCTGGTTGTGCACCCACAGTCACTTAGTACTCTCGGAGCAGCGGGGATCATTCTTCTAAATG GAATTGGCTATTACATTTTCCGGAAGTCCAACTCTCAGAAAAATCAGTTCAGAAGAGACCCCACACATAAAAGTGTAGCAC ACCTGGAAACTATCGCCACAGCAACAGGAAAGCGTCTGTTGGTATCAGGGTGGTGGGGGTTTGTCAGGCATCCAAATTACCTGGGGGACCTTCTCATGGCTCTGGCGTGGTCCCTACCTTGTG gaatgtcACATATTTTGCCTTATTTCTATGTCATATATTTCACCATTCTGCTCATCCACCGAGAGGCCAGAGATGAGAAGCACTGCAGAGCCAAATACGGACTGGCCTGGGACACATACTGCAGACGAGTGCCCTACAGAATAATCCcatacatttattaa
- the LOC113054334 gene encoding zinc finger HIT domain-containing protein 2-like, translating into MDPVVRRKIPACVRSLLTDSSAKEEEYLSDWPEIDSESVTTKDGIALPIRGTNEPLLTPANGTEGGTTASSIKPCGLCLSNPSCYTCPRCNIPYCGLACYRSQNHSSCSEEFYKESVLQELKSQGVSDEEGKSKMQEILLRLRQSAESEGGMENLLRNLGDDETSVTEKDTHALELLSQLAEIQSSGDEKSHEVQEILAELRDIEVGSDEEEADLAEKFAGLDIDSLSEEELWSLLSAQEKEKFERLVNEGSIGGLVVLWSPWWERHQKDTKALVEELESENDEEMHDMNVEKDKKVSSNKVKSDKSLRSSIPPISAKIAPLHTLSSNPSPLVQYNLINALYGYTFSLCLYNGEISEMLHEFCKAVLSISDGLGAGRVYNSVSEALDAGIRAVSAGGYFDREDPLAPLRAVEAVAHILTGESREDAVGYSLSALSQLRTALSKAKASVPKEDEQMRRAYFQAGKKCEFFQSWVKENPKVLRSLAGCVWTDYEKREMERMTLEGEKKCLEKRWEKRGKGGLIEEIE; encoded by the coding sequence ATGGATCCCGTTGTTAGACGTAAGATCCCTGCGTGTGTTCGTTCATTACTCACTGATAGTTCAGCAAAGGAGGAAGAATACTTAAGCGACTGGCCTGAAATAGATTCTGAATCAGTTACCACCAAAGATGGGATTGCACTTCCCATAAGAGGGACTAATGAACCTCTCCTGACACCTGCTAATGGAACAGAGGGTGGAACTACTGCATCATCAATCAAACCATGCGGGCTTTGCTTATCCAACCCCTCCTGTTACACTTGTCCAAGGTGTAACATCCCATATTGCGGCCTGGCTTGTTACAGGAGCCAGAATCACTCTTCATGCTCAGAGGAGTTTTACAAAGAGTCTGTGCTGCAGGAGCTGAAATCCCAAGGTGTCTCAGATGAGGAGGGGAAAAGCAAGATGCAGGAAATTCTGCTCCGGCTCAGACAGAGTGCAGAAAGCGAGGGAGGGATGGAGAATTTGTTAAGGAACTTGGGAGATGATGAAACTAGTGTGACCGAAAAAGACACTCATGCTTTGGAGCTGCTTTCTCAGTTAGCAGAGATTCAATCTAGTGGGGATGAAAAAAGTCACGAGGTGCAAGAAATACTAGCAGAACTCAGAGATATTGAAGTAGGGAGTGATGAAGAGGAAGCTGATTTAGCTGAAAAGTTTGCAGGCCTGGATATCGACTCTCTTTCAGAAGAAGAACTCTGGTCGTTGTTATCAGCCCAGGAAAAGGAAAAATTTGAGAGACTGGTGAATGAAGGTAGTATTGGTGGACTGGTTGTCCTGTGGAGCCCTTGGTGGGAACGGCATCAGAAAGATACTAAAGCACTAGTCGAGGAACTTGAGTCTGAGAATGATGAAGAAATGCATGATATGAATgttgaaaaagacaaaaaagttaGTAGCAATAAAGTGAAATCAGACAAATCACTGAGAAGTTCAATCCCTCCAATAAGTGCCAAAATTGCTCCTCTTCACACACTATCTTCAAACCCATCTCCTCTAGTGCAGTACAACCTGATCAACGCTCTTTATGGATACACCTTCTCGCTTTGTCTCTATAATGGAGAAATCTCAGAGATGTTGCATGAGTTCTGTAAGGCAGTGCTCTCCATTTCCGATGGTTTGGGTGCCGGACGGGTCTACAACTCTGTCTCTGAGGCTCTTGACGCAGGAATAAGAGCTGTATCTGCAGGAGGATACTTTGATCGTGAGGACCCTTTAGCTCCACTTCGAGCTGTGGAAGCGGTGGCTCATATTCTGACTGGAGAGAGCAGAGAGGACGCTGTTGGATATTCACTGTCAGCTTTGTCCCAGCTGCGCACAGCTTTGAGCAAAGCAAAGGCTTCTGTTCCAAAGGAAGATGAGCAGATGAGGCGGGCGTATTTCCAAGCTGGAAAGAAGTGTGAGTTTTTTCAGTCGTGGGTGAAAGAGAATCCCAAAGTTTTGAGGAGTCTGGCGGGATGTGTGTGGACGGACTATGAGAAAAGGGAGATGGAGAGGATGACGTTAGAGGGAGAGAAGAAATGTTTGGAAAAGAGATGGGAAAAAAGAGGTAAAGGTGGATTGATAGAAGAGATTGAGTGa
- the LOC113054337 gene encoding 39S ribosomal protein L49, mitochondrial-like: MSASIRSMSLTVCRVARAVYRASNPATRSLSTRDVTISKSHESNPAEGSRGFIESREEFRFVERLIPPSRIPTPPEHDGPAPSGWIPASASPPSLPYMIRRSRMHNVPVYSDIKHGNQHSTLLRKVEGEIWALNKDVKEFLRGLTGKEPPTQVNEVTGTIRIKGQFDKELKEWLLKKGF, from the exons ATGTCTGCCTCCATCAGAAGCATGTCTCTGACAGTCTGCCGTGTTGCGAGAGCTGTTTACAGAGCTTCTAATCCAGCCACACGTTCACTGAgtactagggatgtaacgatatcAAAATCTCACG AAAGCAACCCTGCTGAAGGATCACGGGGCTTCATTGAATCCAGAGAGGAGTTCAGGTTTGTGGAGAGACTTATTCCTCCTTCACGAATCCCAACTCCACCTGAACATGATGGTCCTGCACCGTCAGGATGGATCCCAGCATCAG CTTCACCACCTTCACTGCCTTACATGATCCGTCGCTCCCGAATGCACAATGTGCCTGTATATTCAGACATCAAGCATGGGAATCAGCACAGCACTCTGCTCAGAAAGGTTGAGGGAGAAATATGG GCCCTGAATAAGGATGTTAAGGAATTCCTGCGGGGGCTTACAGGCAAAGAGCCTCCAACACAGGTCAATGAAGTAACTGGGACCATCAGAATTAAAGGGCAGTTTGATAAAGAGCTGAAGGAGTGGCTACTGAAGAAGGGCTTTTAA
- the LOC113054338 gene encoding ubiquitin-like protein FUBI, translated as MQLFVRGQTLHPVHLNGSETVAHIKAQVEALEGLACDEQVISFCGVPLEDETLICQSGIEEFNTLEVSSRLLGGKVHGSLARAGKVRGQTPKVDKQEKKKKKTGRAKRRIQYNRRFVNVVPTFGKKKGPNANS; from the exons ATGCAGCTGTTCGTTCGTGGCCAGACTTTGCACCCTGTTCATCTGAATGGCTCAGAGACTGTTGCCCATATCaag GCTCAGGTCGAAGCCTTGGAGGGTCTGGCCTGTGATGAGCAGGTGATTTCTTTCTGTGGCGTTCCTCTGGAGGATGAGACACTGATTTGTCAGTCTGGGATTGAGGAGTTCAACACTCTTGAGGTCTCATCGAGACTGTTAGGAG GCAAAGTCCACGGTTCCCTGGCAAGAGCAGGCAAAGTCAGAGGACAAACTCCCAAG GTGGACAAgcaagagaagaaaaagaaaaagaccgGCAGGGCAAAGAGAAGAATTCAGTACAATCGGCGCTTTGTAAATGTTGTCCCTACGTTTGGCAAAAAGAAAGGGCCAAATGCCAACTCCTAA